The following coding sequences lie in one Thalassoglobus polymorphus genomic window:
- a CDS encoding BatA domain-containing protein, which produces MTSWILQHFLNPSFFWPGMLLVAAPIIIHLINRMRYRRVRFAAMEFLLSSQKKNRRRVLIEQLLLLLMRVLMVLIVVALIARLIIDPNQLSLFQGAKSHHVVILDDSVSMQDRLAEGTVFDEAKGVIRRLVAEGAKTPRSQVFTLILMSDPEKTLSGLSETDITEDLLVELSERLDVLAATHQAVDPAKALQRAQERLAEDRSAVRQIHVISDFRNSDWIDNKSAASVLTSLSKANIKLNLVKCASESHENLSVTELGGRVEVAAAGVPVTLEATIRNWGTRVAEDVRADLFINGSRLPRTIDFQTIPAGESITRSFDVVFPTAEPHQVKLTIREDSLEADNQRFLAIDVPEQNPVLIIDGSPATEQAFYVADALAANTSVTGFATSIQTPEDLRRTPLENYDLVYLINVPELAPDAVAALEDYVQGGGGLVWYLGDAVRPAFYNEKVFNPESGLFPVRIGAAPRLTDRPVSAATVQPDLVPGDHPIFKLFSNVDVPIYDLIFVNLAYPLAEKLESQANITKDVNVLATLRQDQPLILEHQYGKGKIVTCLTAAGPLMNPEGVIWTNWANGPGSFSFAVFQLELAKHLVRSDRTLPQLESGKPLAINLNQAFYAPDVEVISPNDQINRIQATPSSSEDDGEEGAADVPTIDVVYKETDQPGIYELVLSTTEQQRERRLYAVNVPADEGSLAIMNDEALLQELGPDVDIEIQQAGSFDWIRNESPGSEVRWLLLIVLALLCIAEPMLASRLSYVT; this is translated from the coding sequence ATGACCTCCTGGATTCTTCAGCATTTTCTGAATCCATCATTTTTCTGGCCCGGGATGTTGCTGGTCGCTGCGCCGATCATCATTCATCTTATCAATCGTATGCGGTATCGCCGTGTTCGTTTTGCCGCGATGGAATTTCTCCTTTCCAGCCAGAAAAAAAATCGACGGCGTGTTCTCATCGAACAGTTGCTTTTACTGTTGATGAGGGTCTTAATGGTGTTGATTGTCGTGGCGTTAATCGCTCGACTCATCATTGATCCAAATCAACTCTCACTCTTTCAGGGGGCAAAGTCTCACCATGTCGTCATTCTTGATGACTCCGTTTCAATGCAGGACCGCCTCGCCGAGGGAACAGTCTTTGACGAAGCCAAAGGGGTGATCCGACGACTCGTCGCTGAAGGTGCGAAAACTCCGCGTTCGCAGGTCTTCACGTTGATACTCATGTCCGATCCAGAGAAAACACTCTCCGGGCTGAGCGAAACCGATATCACCGAGGATTTACTCGTCGAACTTTCTGAACGGCTTGATGTCCTCGCTGCGACACATCAAGCGGTTGATCCGGCGAAAGCTTTGCAACGGGCTCAAGAGCGGCTGGCGGAAGATCGCTCTGCCGTTCGACAAATTCATGTGATTTCCGATTTCCGAAACTCAGACTGGATCGATAACAAGTCGGCAGCCAGCGTTCTCACTTCGCTGAGTAAAGCCAATATCAAACTGAATCTGGTGAAATGTGCATCCGAGAGTCACGAAAATTTAAGCGTGACAGAACTTGGGGGCCGAGTTGAAGTCGCAGCTGCTGGGGTGCCTGTGACTCTCGAAGCAACAATTCGCAACTGGGGGACACGAGTCGCAGAAGATGTCCGAGCGGATCTTTTCATCAATGGAAGCCGACTCCCCCGTACAATCGATTTTCAGACCATTCCCGCTGGAGAATCGATCACTCGATCCTTTGATGTTGTTTTTCCGACTGCCGAACCACATCAGGTCAAGCTGACGATTCGGGAAGATTCGCTCGAAGCCGATAATCAGCGTTTTCTGGCGATTGATGTTCCAGAACAGAATCCAGTCCTCATCATTGATGGCTCTCCCGCGACAGAACAGGCGTTCTATGTTGCGGATGCCTTGGCAGCCAATACGTCAGTCACTGGTTTTGCGACGAGCATTCAAACTCCGGAAGATCTCAGACGGACACCGCTTGAAAATTACGATCTCGTCTATCTCATCAATGTCCCGGAACTCGCACCCGACGCGGTCGCTGCTTTGGAAGATTATGTTCAAGGAGGAGGGGGGCTGGTCTGGTACTTGGGCGATGCGGTCCGTCCAGCGTTTTACAATGAGAAAGTTTTCAATCCTGAAAGTGGTCTGTTTCCTGTCCGGATTGGAGCTGCTCCTCGACTCACTGATCGACCGGTCTCAGCAGCGACTGTTCAGCCAGATTTGGTTCCAGGTGATCACCCGATTTTTAAATTGTTCTCGAATGTCGACGTTCCAATCTACGACTTAATCTTTGTCAATCTCGCCTATCCGCTCGCAGAGAAGTTGGAATCACAGGCGAACATCACCAAGGATGTCAACGTTTTAGCGACGCTCCGTCAGGATCAGCCGCTCATTTTGGAGCACCAATATGGAAAAGGGAAGATCGTTACCTGTTTGACAGCTGCTGGTCCGCTGATGAACCCAGAAGGAGTCATCTGGACAAACTGGGCAAACGGTCCAGGGAGTTTCAGCTTTGCGGTTTTCCAACTTGAACTTGCCAAGCATCTTGTTCGTTCTGATCGAACACTTCCCCAGTTGGAGTCAGGGAAGCCGCTCGCTATCAATCTGAATCAGGCGTTCTATGCACCAGATGTTGAAGTGATCTCACCGAATGACCAAATCAACCGTATTCAGGCAACTCCTTCATCCAGCGAAGACGATGGTGAAGAAGGTGCAGCGGATGTTCCGACGATTGATGTCGTCTATAAGGAAACAGACCAGCCGGGTATTTATGAATTGGTGCTCAGCACGACAGAACAACAACGCGAGCGTCGGTTATACGCAGTAAATGTTCCTGCTGACGAAGGATCGCTGGCGATCATGAATGATGAGGCTTTACTTCAGGAGCTTGGACCAGATGTCGACATCGAAATTCAGCAAGCCGGCTCCTTCGACTGGATTCGTAACGAATCCCCCGGCTCTGAAGTTCGCTGGCTACTTTTGATCGTCCTCGCACTTCTTTGCATTGCCGAACCGATGCTGGCATCCCGCTTGAGTTACGTCACCTAG
- a CDS encoding amidohydrolase family protein, with protein sequence MITDVNVNLSRWPFRRLPYDEPAQLVRKLRNSKVTSAWAGSFDGLLHKDIAAVNQRLVEDCQTYGDGLLLPVGSVNPTLPAWQDDLRRCHEQHGMKVIRLHPNYHGYTLDDPKFEELLDLSGERKLIVQIALKMEDERTHHPLMQVKTVDSSPLADQLKQRPQLKMILLNSLRTLRGASLVNLANAGDVSFEISMLEGIGGVEKILKTIPVEKLLFGSHFPFFYLESSLLKMQESELGNFRSKAILFENAARILAEQ encoded by the coding sequence GTGATCACCGACGTGAATGTCAATCTTTCCCGCTGGCCGTTTCGCCGACTTCCGTATGACGAACCGGCTCAACTTGTACGTAAACTCCGCAACTCTAAAGTGACAAGTGCCTGGGCCGGCAGCTTTGATGGGTTGCTGCACAAGGATATCGCCGCTGTCAATCAAAGGCTCGTCGAAGACTGCCAAACTTACGGAGACGGCCTGTTGCTCCCGGTCGGATCAGTGAACCCGACTCTCCCTGCGTGGCAGGATGATCTTCGACGATGCCATGAACAGCACGGAATGAAAGTGATTCGCTTACACCCGAATTACCATGGTTACACGCTTGATGATCCAAAGTTTGAGGAGCTGCTCGACCTGTCAGGAGAGCGAAAACTGATTGTTCAAATTGCACTGAAAATGGAAGACGAGCGAACGCACCACCCACTCATGCAAGTCAAAACTGTCGACTCCTCTCCTCTTGCAGATCAACTGAAACAACGCCCGCAGCTGAAGATGATTCTGTTGAATTCACTTCGAACGCTCAGAGGGGCATCGCTGGTCAATTTGGCGAATGCTGGAGATGTCTCGTTTGAAATCTCCATGCTGGAAGGGATTGGCGGAGTCGAAAAAATTCTGAAGACGATCCCGGTTGAGAAGCTTCTGTTCGGCTCCCACTTTCCGTTCTTCTACCTTGAATCTTCACTCCTCAAGATGCAGGAATCCGAGTTAGGAAATTTCCGTAGCAAAGCAATTCTCTTTGAGAACGCAGCCCGGATACTTGCTGAGCAATGA
- a CDS encoding glucuronyl esterase domain-containing protein, whose product MTIRRSRLLFAAILYVLSTSSLFAQKVPAPNYDESKIPEFKLPDPFVRVDGTKVSPRKWHEERREEIMEIFGKEMYGIAPPGPKVLESELINQDENALNGKAVREEVDITLANGEPPLKMRMLIYRPKGEKNVPVFLTLNFGGNHSINADPAITLNKNWMRNRSDRGYVDHKATERTRGTAASRWPVEMIVDRGYALATIYYGDIDPDFDDGFQNGVHPHYYAKGQKKPRPDEWGSIAAWAWGLSRGLDYFETTKDIDAERVAVMGHSRLGKTSLWAGANDERFALVISNNSGCGGAALNRRRIGESVTRINTSFPHWFCDNFLKYNHNEDALPVDQHLLVASIAPRPVYIASAVEDTWADPKGEFLSAKYADPVYRALGTDGLGGEAPPEEQPEVDQPLKTGTIGYHVRSGKHDVTDFDWTQYLDFADLHLKNK is encoded by the coding sequence ATGACAATTCGACGATCCCGCCTGCTGTTCGCAGCGATCTTATATGTTCTCAGCACGAGTAGCCTCTTCGCACAAAAAGTCCCTGCACCGAACTACGACGAGAGCAAAATACCGGAATTCAAACTTCCAGACCCCTTCGTCCGTGTCGATGGAACGAAAGTTTCACCTCGAAAATGGCATGAGGAACGCCGCGAGGAAATCATGGAGATCTTCGGGAAGGAAATGTACGGAATTGCCCCCCCTGGCCCTAAGGTGCTTGAGTCTGAACTCATCAACCAGGATGAAAACGCTCTCAACGGAAAAGCTGTCCGTGAAGAGGTTGACATCACACTCGCCAATGGAGAACCGCCATTGAAGATGAGAATGCTCATTTATCGCCCGAAAGGGGAGAAAAATGTCCCAGTTTTCCTGACGTTGAATTTCGGAGGAAATCATTCGATCAATGCCGACCCGGCGATTACTCTCAATAAAAACTGGATGAGAAACCGGTCGGACCGAGGATACGTTGATCACAAAGCCACTGAAAGAACTCGCGGAACAGCGGCATCTCGATGGCCTGTCGAAATGATCGTGGATCGAGGATACGCACTCGCGACAATCTATTACGGCGACATTGATCCCGACTTCGATGATGGATTCCAGAACGGCGTCCACCCTCACTACTATGCAAAAGGACAGAAAAAACCTCGTCCCGACGAATGGGGTAGCATTGCAGCTTGGGCCTGGGGATTGAGTCGCGGGCTCGATTACTTCGAAACGACGAAAGATATCGATGCGGAACGTGTCGCAGTCATGGGGCATTCACGACTCGGAAAAACATCTCTCTGGGCAGGTGCCAACGACGAACGTTTTGCACTGGTCATCTCAAACAACTCTGGGTGCGGCGGGGCTGCACTCAATCGTCGACGAATCGGAGAATCGGTCACTCGCATTAACACATCGTTCCCACATTGGTTCTGCGACAACTTCTTGAAATACAACCATAACGAAGATGCACTTCCCGTCGATCAACACTTGCTCGTTGCATCAATTGCACCACGTCCGGTATACATCGCTAGTGCCGTCGAAGATACGTGGGCTGACCCCAAAGGTGAGTTCCTGTCCGCGAAGTATGCTGATCCAGTCTACCGCGCTCTCGGAACTGATGGACTCGGCGGCGAAGCTCCACCAGAAGAACAACCAGAAGTTGATCAACCTTTGAAGACCGGGACCATCGGCTATCACGTTCGATCTGGAAAGCATGATGTGACAGATTTCGACTGGACCCAATATCTCGACTTTGCAGACCTGCACTTAAAAAACAAATAG
- a CDS encoding amidohydrolase family protein, giving the protein MKLPKFEIWDLHCHFSGVEGKTVDERLPKLIEYADRMNVQRLVFFMGWPWSTTPDPDEFRKQNDQVIQGLSHWHDRAFGFAYLNAQYVEESLAEIDRCIANGPLVGIKMWVSRRCRDEELDAIVQRTAELNGIIFQHTWSKVTGNLDGESTPEDLAKLAKRNPEVPIICGHSGGDWERGIRAVRDSPNVSIGIGGFDPTAGIVEMGVRELGAERVIYGSDIGGRSLSSQLAKVYGAQISDAAKERIFGKNLREMMTPILKAKGVTL; this is encoded by the coding sequence ATGAAATTACCGAAATTTGAAATCTGGGATCTGCATTGTCACTTCTCAGGTGTCGAAGGGAAAACCGTTGACGAACGTCTCCCGAAGCTGATCGAATATGCAGACCGGATGAACGTCCAACGATTGGTCTTCTTCATGGGTTGGCCTTGGTCGACGACTCCCGACCCAGACGAATTTCGGAAGCAGAACGATCAGGTGATTCAAGGCCTCAGCCACTGGCATGACCGGGCGTTCGGCTTTGCTTATCTCAATGCCCAGTACGTTGAAGAATCACTCGCTGAGATTGACCGCTGCATCGCCAACGGTCCGCTGGTGGGGATTAAGATGTGGGTTTCGCGACGTTGTCGCGATGAAGAACTGGATGCCATTGTTCAGCGAACAGCAGAACTCAACGGAATCATTTTTCAACATACCTGGAGCAAAGTGACCGGTAATCTTGACGGAGAATCAACTCCCGAAGACCTTGCCAAGCTCGCCAAACGAAACCCCGAGGTCCCGATCATTTGTGGGCATAGCGGAGGCGACTGGGAACGCGGGATCAGAGCGGTTCGAGACTCCCCGAATGTTTCAATTGGGATTGGAGGATTCGACCCGACAGCCGGGATTGTCGAAATGGGAGTACGTGAACTCGGCGCGGAACGTGTTATCTATGGAAGTGACATCGGTGGCAGAAGTCTGAGTTCGCAACTCGCCAAGGTGTATGGAGCCCAAATTTCTGACGCAGCCAAAGAGCGAATTTTCGGGAAAAACCTGCGAGAAATGATGACCCCGATACTCAAAGCGAAAGGGGTGACGTTGTGA
- a CDS encoding sodium:solute symporter family transporter → MTLAATSHLTTPDYIVTLLYLAGTIGIGVAIGRKMKTGSEFFLGGRQLPWWAIGMSLVATDIGGTDIIGVGGAAYTHGLAVANFEWIGCIPAMIIGAFLFIPFFYRTGVFTIPEYLERRYNVGVRTVMAICWLLFMACNLGIMLLASAKMMSAVFGWNEPLCILVTAVLVGAYTCVGGLAAVVYTDMIQCTVMIIGCLLVLVLGIIEVGGFEELQTRLAEVEARQMEEARGENEPETNEESPPADRPLERTSLLLPADTTSPFPWTGIYFGLALILSPAYWIGNQAIVQRSLGAKSDFEAKASYIWGALLKNIIPIIVAVPGLVAMALIPDLESGDTAIPSLVNRLLPVGLRGLFVAAFLAALMSSVDSYLNSSATIVSNDLYKRFVNRNVTDEQLLTIGRVTTLALVLWAVIFAFLLTLASENSGIYAIFQTLMAFFQGPAFAVLLFGMLWKRATGKAAFIALLCGIATSISLYILSQEAVTDALGWEPLFRIQEPFLYFSVWAFLVTAFLLVLISLITPIESDVKLKYVFHRAKSLDKTDFSAAAGLSTAAEETNS, encoded by the coding sequence TTGACACTCGCTGCGACCAGTCATCTGACCACGCCAGATTATATTGTCACCCTTCTGTACCTTGCGGGGACGATTGGAATCGGTGTTGCAATTGGCCGGAAGATGAAGACCGGTTCAGAATTCTTTCTAGGTGGGCGACAACTTCCCTGGTGGGCGATTGGCATGTCGCTCGTCGCGACCGATATCGGTGGGACTGACATCATTGGTGTCGGTGGAGCGGCCTACACACATGGCCTCGCCGTGGCAAATTTTGAATGGATCGGCTGCATCCCCGCTATGATCATCGGGGCATTTCTGTTTATTCCATTCTTTTATCGAACAGGTGTTTTCACGATCCCCGAGTATCTGGAACGCCGGTACAATGTGGGGGTGCGTACGGTCATGGCCATCTGTTGGCTGCTGTTTATGGCCTGCAATCTGGGAATCATGTTGCTGGCCTCCGCAAAAATGATGTCGGCAGTTTTTGGCTGGAATGAGCCGCTGTGCATCTTGGTGACAGCAGTCCTTGTGGGCGCATACACGTGCGTCGGTGGGTTAGCTGCGGTTGTTTACACCGACATGATTCAATGTACGGTAATGATCATAGGATGCCTGCTGGTCCTGGTGCTGGGCATCATCGAAGTCGGCGGCTTTGAAGAACTTCAGACTCGACTCGCAGAGGTCGAAGCTCGCCAAATGGAGGAAGCTCGGGGTGAAAACGAACCGGAAACAAACGAGGAATCTCCGCCAGCAGACCGGCCTCTCGAGCGAACTTCGTTACTCCTTCCAGCAGACACAACCTCACCATTTCCCTGGACGGGGATTTATTTTGGACTGGCCTTAATTCTGAGTCCGGCGTACTGGATTGGAAATCAAGCGATCGTTCAACGTTCACTCGGAGCGAAAAGTGACTTCGAAGCGAAAGCCTCTTACATCTGGGGAGCCCTGCTAAAGAACATCATTCCGATTATCGTCGCCGTCCCAGGCTTGGTCGCGATGGCCTTGATACCCGATTTGGAAAGCGGAGATACCGCGATTCCGAGTTTAGTGAACAGGCTGCTTCCGGTCGGTTTGCGTGGGCTCTTCGTCGCGGCGTTTTTGGCGGCGTTAATGTCCAGTGTCGATTCTTATTTAAACTCTTCAGCGACGATTGTTTCAAACGATCTTTACAAACGATTTGTGAATCGAAACGTTACGGACGAACAGCTGTTAACGATTGGAAGAGTGACAACGTTGGCTTTAGTGCTCTGGGCGGTGATCTTTGCATTCCTGCTCACACTAGCAAGTGAAAACTCTGGAATTTATGCAATCTTCCAAACTTTAATGGCCTTCTTCCAAGGACCGGCCTTCGCCGTGTTGCTGTTTGGAATGCTATGGAAACGGGCGACCGGAAAGGCCGCATTCATCGCATTACTCTGCGGAATTGCGACGTCGATTTCGCTCTACATTCTCAGTCAGGAAGCTGTCACGGATGCACTCGGATGGGAACCTCTTTTTCGTATTCAGGAACCGTTCTTGTACTTCTCAGTCTGGGCATTTCTGGTGACTGCATTCCTTTTAGTTTTGATCAGCTTGATTACCCCCATCGAAAGTGACGTGAAGTTAAAGTACGTCTTCCATCGAGCGAAGTCGCTCGACAAAACTGATTTTTCGGCTGCGGCTGGCCTATCGACTGCAGCTGAGGAGACCAACTCATGA
- the ggt gene encoding gamma-glutamyltransferase, with amino-acid sequence MNKSLPLILGLLLSLSAPSYAGSTPQYATQAMVVSQTQASSDAGAAVLKEGGNAIDAAVTTAFVLAVTHPSAGNIGGGGFLVYRPNSGAPTTFDFREKAPAAAHAKMWLDENGEYDSTKHHYSHLAVGVPGTVAGLHMAWKEYGSLPWERLVQPAIDLARNGFPVSHGLAYDLESRIERFRPYPASMAQFTKNGKPYQPGDLLKQEDLAKTLERIAKEGPDGFYRGKTAELLAAEMANNGGIMTKDDLANYEPVQRAPIVGTYRGHDIISMPPPSSGGITLVQMLNILEGFDLEESQFGSAKTIHLMTEAMRRAYRNRALHLGDPEANPEMPIATLTSKGFALELRQQIDLEKATKSSLTGFEWPHESTETTHFSIVDQDRNAVSLTYTLENSYGSGIVVTGGGFLLNNEMGDFNPSPGLTTETGLIGTKPNLTEPGKRMLSSMTPTIVAKDGELFMVTGSPGGRTIINTVLQTIVNVVDHKMDAQTAVDSGRFHHQWFPDRIQFEEQRFSPDTLSILKEQGHKLKSSDRQGSAHIIVVDPKRNILTGGVDRRRPDTGAAGF; translated from the coding sequence TTGAATAAGTCATTGCCTCTGATCCTGGGTTTGTTGCTCTCACTTTCCGCACCTTCTTACGCGGGAAGTACTCCACAGTACGCAACGCAAGCGATGGTCGTTTCACAAACGCAAGCCTCCTCAGATGCTGGAGCTGCGGTTTTGAAAGAGGGTGGAAATGCCATAGACGCCGCTGTGACCACCGCGTTTGTTCTCGCTGTAACACACCCATCTGCAGGAAACATCGGAGGCGGAGGATTTCTGGTCTATCGACCAAACTCAGGAGCACCGACGACCTTTGACTTTCGCGAGAAAGCACCTGCAGCCGCCCACGCAAAAATGTGGCTCGACGAGAATGGCGAATACGATTCGACGAAGCACCACTACAGCCACCTAGCTGTTGGAGTCCCTGGGACTGTCGCTGGCTTACACATGGCCTGGAAAGAATATGGATCTCTCCCTTGGGAGCGTCTTGTCCAACCCGCGATTGATCTGGCTCGTAATGGCTTTCCCGTTTCTCACGGTCTGGCTTACGACCTGGAATCGCGAATCGAACGCTTCCGCCCCTACCCGGCGTCGATGGCTCAGTTCACGAAAAATGGAAAACCTTACCAACCGGGCGATCTGCTCAAGCAGGAAGACTTGGCAAAAACGCTCGAACGCATTGCCAAAGAGGGACCTGATGGATTCTATCGAGGCAAAACAGCAGAACTCCTGGCTGCGGAAATGGCGAACAACGGCGGGATCATGACGAAAGACGATCTCGCAAACTATGAACCCGTGCAGCGAGCCCCCATCGTCGGGACATACCGGGGACACGACATCATCTCGATGCCTCCTCCAAGTTCAGGAGGAATCACTCTCGTGCAGATGTTGAACATTCTGGAAGGCTTCGACTTAGAGGAAAGCCAGTTCGGCTCAGCGAAAACAATTCACCTGATGACGGAAGCCATGCGACGTGCGTATCGCAACCGGGCTCTACATTTGGGTGACCCGGAAGCAAACCCCGAAATGCCGATCGCCACGCTCACTTCCAAAGGGTTCGCTCTTGAACTTCGACAACAGATCGATTTGGAGAAAGCGACTAAATCGTCGCTTACTGGATTTGAATGGCCTCACGAAAGTACCGAGACCACACATTTTTCAATCGTCGACCAAGACCGTAACGCAGTCTCTCTGACATATACATTAGAGAACAGTTACGGATCTGGAATTGTTGTGACTGGAGGCGGCTTTCTGCTGAATAATGAAATGGGAGATTTCAATCCTTCCCCAGGATTGACGACAGAGACCGGCCTCATCGGGACAAAACCGAATCTCACTGAACCGGGAAAACGGATGCTCTCCAGCATGACGCCCACGATTGTTGCGAAAGATGGGGAACTCTTCATGGTCACCGGCTCACCGGGTGGACGAACAATTATCAACACCGTTTTGCAAACCATTGTGAATGTGGTTGACCACAAAATGGATGCTCAAACAGCAGTCGACTCAGGGCGATTTCATCACCAGTGGTTTCCGGATCGAATTCAATTCGAGGAGCAACGCTTCTCACCCGACACTTTGAGCATCCTCAAGGAGCAAGGTCACAAACTGAAATCATCCGACCGCCAAGGTTCTGCTCATATTATCGTGGTTGACCCGAAGCGGAATATCTTGACCGGCGGCGTCGACCGGCGTCGCCCGGACACCGGAGCGGCTGGATTTTAA
- a CDS encoding polysaccharide lyase 6 family protein yields MRNFWLVFTLVVAAHPAVAAERLLQPTDNLNKILGAASPGDRFKLKNGVWENAEIRFAATGTSERPILVEAETPGEVVFTGESKFEFGGEHIVVRGFHFKDVTTPVHILATRRSSKELAHNCRVTECSFTNTLPSPEKKEQKWLSLYGTHNRVDHCHFSGKESDGPTLVVWVAARPNHNRIDHNYFGHRRPLGRNGGETIRIGTSHVSMSESLTIVEQNLFEECDGEAEIISNKSCGNIYRENTFRRCSGTLTLRHGNRCRVEENFFLGEGARGTGGVRIIGEDHIVINNYFSNLKGDDERSALCMMNGLENSPLHGYYQVKNPIVAFNTFVDCKVTFSIGVGGSKKQREPPVNSLITNNILVGKKDLVVIHPFGKPVESRYADNLEAETIAEILFQLDDSKISRPTLNSPAIAAASPLWGEIQRDIDGVDRGQKPYDIGCDEFGNQTRPPLTQKDVGPSWITN; encoded by the coding sequence ATGCGCAATTTCTGGCTTGTTTTCACACTTGTTGTAGCTGCCCATCCCGCTGTGGCTGCTGAACGATTGTTGCAGCCTACCGATAACCTCAACAAGATTCTCGGGGCCGCCTCTCCGGGAGACCGCTTCAAGTTGAAAAACGGAGTCTGGGAGAACGCTGAAATCCGCTTTGCGGCTACGGGGACCTCTGAACGTCCCATACTCGTTGAGGCTGAAACGCCGGGGGAAGTGGTCTTCACTGGAGAGTCGAAGTTTGAGTTCGGTGGGGAACACATTGTGGTGCGCGGCTTCCATTTCAAGGATGTCACCACTCCGGTTCACATTCTCGCGACACGACGCAGCAGTAAAGAACTTGCGCACAATTGTCGTGTCACCGAATGTTCCTTCACAAACACTTTGCCTTCGCCTGAGAAGAAAGAGCAGAAATGGCTATCGCTTTATGGAACGCACAATCGTGTTGACCATTGTCATTTTTCAGGCAAAGAATCAGACGGCCCGACGCTCGTCGTCTGGGTGGCAGCTCGCCCAAATCACAATCGTATCGACCATAACTACTTTGGGCATCGAAGGCCGCTTGGCCGGAATGGCGGGGAAACCATCCGTATTGGGACTAGCCATGTCTCCATGAGTGAATCCTTGACAATAGTCGAGCAAAACTTGTTTGAAGAATGTGACGGCGAAGCTGAAATCATTTCGAATAAGTCTTGTGGGAACATCTATCGGGAGAACACATTCCGTCGTTGCTCAGGAACACTCACGTTGCGGCATGGAAACCGCTGTCGAGTCGAAGAGAATTTCTTTTTGGGCGAAGGAGCACGTGGGACCGGGGGAGTGCGCATCATTGGCGAAGATCACATTGTCATTAACAACTACTTCTCGAATCTGAAAGGAGATGACGAACGAAGTGCCTTGTGCATGATGAACGGTTTGGAGAATTCTCCTCTGCATGGTTATTACCAGGTCAAGAATCCCATCGTTGCATTCAATACGTTTGTCGATTGCAAAGTCACTTTCTCGATTGGTGTCGGAGGATCAAAGAAGCAAAGAGAGCCACCAGTAAATTCCTTGATCACCAACAATATTCTGGTCGGCAAGAAAGATCTGGTGGTGATTCATCCCTTCGGGAAGCCGGTCGAGTCTCGATATGCCGACAACCTGGAAGCCGAAACGATTGCGGAGATCTTATTTCAACTCGACGATTCAAAAATCTCGCGACCAACCTTGAACAGTCCTGCGATCGCTGCAGCCTCACCGTTGTGGGGCGAAATTCAACGAGACATCGACGGAGTCGATCGGGGGCAGAAGCCTTACGACATCGGTTGCGATGAGTTCGGGAACCAAACCAGACCGCCACTCACCCAAAAAGATGTCGGGCCAAGTTGGATTACGAACTGA